The genomic region TCGGACGAATGCGGGCGAAGATTTCCGGTTGGAACTGCGGCAATGTCTTGAAATTGAATCCTCCGGACGTCGAAATGGTGTCGCCGATCGCGAAGATTCCAGGGTTGATGATGCCGATGATGTCGCCAGGGAAGGCCTCCTCGACCGTGCTGCGCTCCTGCGCCACCATGCTGTGGGGACGAGAGAGCCGGATCTCACGGTTCAGACGATGATGCTTGACCACCATGTCGCGCTCGAACCGACCGGAGCAAATGCGGAGAAAGGCCGTACTATCACGATGTTTCGGGTTCATGTTCGCCTGAAGCTTGAAGACATACGCGCTGAACGGGGCCTCAATCGGATCGACCGATATTTCGCCACCGCCGTCCAGGTCCGCCGGTCGCGCTCCCGGAGCGGGAGCCAGATCCACGAACGCATCCAAGAAGCTCTCGATCCCAAAATTCGTCAGCGCCGACGCAAAGAATACCGGCGTCACTAAGCCCTTAAGGAACCGCTCGCGGGAAAACTGGTTGCCGGCGATGTCCAGCAATTCCAAGTCATGCTCCACTTGCATCAGCGTCTCTTCGGAGACCCGGCCGCTCGCCCCCAAGTCTGCGAGCCCCAACTCGCTGACCGTCACCTTGGTGGCTCCCCCGTGCGCCGTTCTGCCGAACAATTGTATCCGGCTGTCTTCACGATTCACGATCCCGACGAAATCACTTCCGGATCCGATCGGCCAATTCACCGCGCTAGCTTGAATATCCAATGCCTGCTCCACCTCCGTCATCAGATCGAGCGGTTGACGGCCCGGTAAGTCCATCTTGTTGACGAGGGTCAGGACCGGAATGTTCCGCATGCGGCAGACCGCGAACAATTTCCTGGTTTGCGCTTCGACGCCCTTGGCCGCATCAATGACCATGATGGCGCTATCCGCGGCCGTGAGCGTGCGATATGTATCTTCGGAAAAATCCTGGTGTCCGGGCGTGTCCAGGAGATTGATGACCGCCTCCTTGTAAGGGAATTGCATGGCCGAGGCGGTGATCGAAATACCGCGTTCCTGCTCCATTCCCATCCAATCCGACGCGGTGACCTTCCCGCCTTTGCGGCCGCGTACCATCCCCGCCGTGCGGATCAACCCCGAATACAGCAGGAGCTTCTCCGTCAGCGTCGTTTTTCCCGCATCGGGATGGCTGATGATTGCGAAGGTCCGCCGTTGCGAGGTCGCGGCGGCCAAGACATGTTGAAGCGTCGATTCCATAGGTATGAATTGGATCGGCAGCATACCACACTGGCGGGGTTACTGCTCCAGGAAGGCGCGGATCATCGGCTCCTTTTGCATGACCACTTTTCTCGCGGCAGTGACCACCAAGTCGCGTTCACAGGGTGAGTCCAGCCACAATCTGGTGACGATCTTCCCCAGTCGTTCCACCACTGCGCGCGACGTCGTCAATGTCGGGTCTTCTTTCCGACAGCTCTCGGGGAGATCGCTCAGATCATCGCTCCACTGCGCGTCGGTATGACGGACCCTGACGAGCAACAGCTTTTCGACGCCAGGCAACAATCCTTCGCGCTGGGCGCTGTTCAGGAACAAAGCCCGGTAGGCGGCAACGCGTTCTTCCATGATCGTGGGAATACGTGAATAGTCGTAACTGAACAGGGAGAAACCTTCCCCAAAACTATTCAACCGCTCCCCGCCCACGTCGAATGGGAACGAACTGTCCAGCGCGATGATGAGTCCCCTGCGTATTTTTCCAGCCCGAATCTTCTTCAGAAAGACCATCGCCAGGGATTCGATCCCGGTGTTGTCCGAGAGGCCTCCGTCCCCCGCATGCCAATACAGATCCTGACCCTCTATCCGAAAGGTAATCGGTCCGATGAGCGGTGGGAAGGACATCGACGCGGCCACCGCCGTCGCCACCTGAATCTGGCAATGATCGAGTTCCAAGTCCTGGGGAGTGACCGATATGAGTGACTCCCACCGTGCCTTGAGGGCATCGCTCACCAATGGAGACTCGCGTTGGCTGTCCTCCGGCAACGCCAACGAATGGAACAGGTCATAGCGGGAATACTCCGCCGGCAGCGTGGATAGAGTGAACCGTCGTCCACTGTTATAGAGCGTCGTGTTCAGAATGAGGTACGGGACGTCCCCCTGGACTTGCCGATGCATGAGATCTTGAAACGTGGCGTCTCCCAAATAGTCCTCCCGGAGGATTTCACCCAGGGATTTGGCGGCCCATGCCGGATTGAACCACCTCAAACGGAAAATCTGGCGGCGAAGGAGCGGCCCCTCGAAATCCAGGCTCATGATCTTTTCAAATTGAGTAAAGAACTGCTGGTACTCCGGGGACAATTCGCCGTCGGGAGCCAGAATGGGAAGATCGCGCGGCGGTTTCTTCAACGTGTAGTATGCGGAAGCTAGGCTGCCGCCGGAGACACTGGATACATAGGAAATGTGCTTCAGAAGCGATTGCCGATCGGAACCTACGCGCAATTTCGCCAAGGCTTCCATGCCGCCGGCTGCAAACAGAGCGGCGCGACTTCCTCCCCCCGATACGGCCAGGCCGACCAATTGCTCCGTATCGGCCGGAGCCGACAAACAGGAACTCGCCGTGAGGCTCCTTGGGGCCGTGTAGACGGGTGAGCCGAAGCATCCGCCCGCAAGCGAGGCTACCGCCACACACAGTACCGCCGAAAACCTTCTGGTCATCGTAGCCTATTGTCCGCCGTGAAATCCTGCCTGCTTCCACGCTTCATATACGATCACCGCTACCGCATTCGAGAGGTTGAGGCTGCGACTGTCCGGCATCATGGGCAAACGAAGCCGCTGGGATTCGCCCACGCTCTCCAACACAGGTTCCGGCAGTCCCCTGGTTTCCGCTCCGAACAGGAACGCATCGCCCTCGACATACTTCACGGCATCATACCGTTGCCGCCCCTTCGTCGTGATAGCGAACAGGCGTCGACCTTCGAAACGTGCTCGACACTCCGTCCAATTAGCATGAACGCTGATCGATGCCCATTCATGGTAATCCAACCCCGCCCGTCTCAGTTGCCTGTCCTCGAGCGAGAATCCCAACGGCTCGACCAAATGAAGCCGTGCGCCAGTATTGGCACACAGCCTGATGATGTTGCCGGTGTTCGGGGGAATTTCCGGCTCATAGAGGATCACGTCAAACATGCTCGTGCCTTTCTGGCAATGGACACCAACCGGACATCAAGGAATTGTGGCTAGGGTATGCGACCCCCGCGGGCCAGGGCCATTCCGAGTGCCTCCTGCTCTTCCACACCGTCATGCTGCAGCGTGAGGAACATGCTGTCCCCGAATCCGCCAGTTGGAAAGATCAGGGGTCATGTTGATGACACACGATGAGCGGTACCGGACGAGCACCCAACTATCATGTTCCCCAGTTCATGACGCTTGCCGTCGCTCTGCT from Nitrospira japonica harbors:
- a CDS encoding peptide chain release factor 3, which translates into the protein MESTLQHVLAAATSQRRTFAIISHPDAGKTTLTEKLLLYSGLIRTAGMVRGRKGGKVTASDWMGMEQERGISITASAMQFPYKEAVINLLDTPGHQDFSEDTYRTLTAADSAIMVIDAAKGVEAQTRKLFAVCRMRNIPVLTLVNKMDLPGRQPLDLMTEVEQALDIQASAVNWPIGSGSDFVGIVNREDSRIQLFGRTAHGGATKVTVSELGLADLGASGRVSEETLMQVEHDLELLDIAGNQFSRERFLKGLVTPVFFASALTNFGIESFLDAFVDLAPAPGARPADLDGGGEISVDPIEAPFSAYVFKLQANMNPKHRDSTAFLRICSGRFERDMVVKHHRLNREIRLSRPHSMVAQERSTVEEAFPGDIIGIINPGIFAIGDTISTSGGFNFKTLPQFQPEIFARIRPTDVGKRKTFDKGMTQMAQEGTVQIMRSLNEGDQLVAAVGRLQFDVLQYRLRHEYRVETILDQLPYTCSAWLEGDPATFKAPSASMMVKDQRDRVVVLFGDTLMKSIGRDRNPEHILREMG
- a CDS encoding patatin-like phospholipase family protein, whose translation is MTRRFSAVLCVAVASLAGGCFGSPVYTAPRSLTASSCLSAPADTEQLVGLAVSGGGSRAALFAAGGMEALAKLRVGSDRQSLLKHISYVSSVSGGSLASAYYTLKKPPRDLPILAPDGELSPEYQQFFTQFEKIMSLDFEGPLLRRQIFRLRWFNPAWAAKSLGEILREDYLGDATFQDLMHRQVQGDVPYLILNTTLYNSGRRFTLSTLPAEYSRYDLFHSLALPEDSQRESPLVSDALKARWESLISVTPQDLELDHCQIQVATAVAASMSFPPLIGPITFRIEGQDLYWHAGDGGLSDNTGIESLAMVFLKKIRAGKIRRGLIIALDSSFPFDVGGERLNSFGEGFSLFSYDYSRIPTIMEERVAAYRALFLNSAQREGLLPGVEKLLLVRVRHTDAQWSDDLSDLPESCRKEDPTLTTSRAVVERLGKIVTRLWLDSPCERDLVVTAARKVVMQKEPMIRAFLEQ
- the trmL gene encoding tRNA (uridine(34)/cytosine(34)/5-carboxymethylaminomethyluridine(34)-2'-O)-methyltransferase TrmL, encoding MFDVILYEPEIPPNTGNIIRLCANTGARLHLVEPLGFSLEDRQLRRAGLDYHEWASISVHANWTECRARFEGRRLFAITTKGRQRYDAVKYVEGDAFLFGAETRGLPEPVLESVGESQRLRLPMMPDSRSLNLSNAVAVIVYEAWKQAGFHGGQ